The following proteins are encoded in a genomic region of Amphiura filiformis chromosome 18, Afil_fr2py, whole genome shotgun sequence:
- the LOC140139876 gene encoding sodium- and chloride-dependent neutral and basic amino acid transporter B(0+)-like produces MGDPEVKMVKVDDDGDENKERGNWGNKMDFILSCLGYAVGLGNVWRFPYLTFQNGGGAFLIPYFLMLALAGLPIFFLEVSFGQYCSEGPITAWRAVPMFRGIGYGMVLVSFYVGISYNVIIMYACYYLFSSFTSQLPWVGCGRSHNTIYCSDLYSDCVNMEYGQGIILNNGSCANLTAGDLSDEELMDYNVTELPGGMYNISDYTDPLFSGRQRPSQEFWENGVLRQADNMNETGGVVWQLALCLLFAWLIVFGCLIKGIKSSGKVVYVTATFPYLVLIILLIRGVTLPGYQEGIKFYITPVWSTLAKPRVWLDATTQIFYSLSAAWGGLLTLASYNKFHNNCYTDSLFVALANCATSFFAGFAIFSIVGFMSHELGVPVQEVAKGGFGLAFVAYPEAVALMPVSTLWAILFFLMLITLGLDSQFAIIETVVTAIIDEFPQLRKKKTYVLGVVCCVGYLLGFTCVTRTGPYWASLIDSYSTSFSLLLFAIMECIGLSYIYGVRRFMNDIRTMIGDPWVDFVGFYWWPFLWCLVTPGLLTFVIIFNWANWSEPSYNGEYPPWAQAIGWMLTISVIIWIPVVMVFEFLRSSGSAKERLQTMSKPRGTWGPALQKFRDEAWEVHLNHGTTMGGNKEKTDSHGVKYSADKGADNAAYTS; encoded by the exons gtGCTTTTCTTATTCCATATTTTCTTATGTTGGCGCTGGCGGGTCTACCCATCTTTTTCCTGGAGGTTAGTTTTGGCCAGTACTGCAGCGAAGGACCAATCACAGCATGGAGGGCTGTGCCAATGTTTAGAG GTATTGGTTACGGCATGGTGTTAGTCTCATTCTACGTTGGTATCTCTTACAATGTCATCATTATGTACGCCTGCTACTACCTATTTTCATCTTTTACCAGTCAATTACCCTGGGTAGGATGTGGTCGTAGCCACAACACCATATATTGCAGTGACTTGTACAGCGATTGTGTAAACATGGAGTATGGACAAGGTATCATTCTAAACAACGGATCATGCGCAAACTTGACGGCGGGTGATCTAAGTGACGAGGAGTTGATGGATTACAATGTGACAGAGCTCCCCGGTGGAATGTACAATATATCCGACTATACAGATCCATTGTTTTCAGGAAGACAAAGACCAAGTCAGGAGTTCTGGGA GAATGGTGTTCTACGTCAAGCCGATAACATGAACGAGACTGGTGGAGTAGTGTGGCAGCTAGCTCTATGCCTTCTATTCGCTTGGCTCATCGTCTTCGGGTGTCTCATCAAAGGCATCAAATCATCTGGCAAG GTAGTGTACGTCACAGCAACTTTCCCGTATTTGGTGTTAATTATTCTACTTATTCGTGGCGTGACTCTACCAGGGTATCAAGAAGGTATCAAGTTCTACATTACACCAGTATGGTCAACATTGGCAAAACCAAGG GTCTGGTTGGATGCTACAACCCAGATTTTCTATTCCCTCAGTGCAGCCTGGGGTGGTCTCCTAACGTTGGCTTCCTATAACAAATTCCATAACAATTGTTACAC AGATTCATTATTCGTGGCGTTGGCGAATTGTGCGACTAGTTTCTTCGCAGGCTTTGCTATCTTCTCAATCGTTGGTTTCATGTCTCATGAGTTGGGGGTGCCTGTGCAGGAGGTTGCTAAAGGCG GTTTCGGCCTAGCTTTCGTTGCCTACCCAGAAGCAGTTGCCCTGATGCCTGTGTCAACACTATGGGCCATCCTGTTCTTCCTTATGCTCATCACCCTGGGTCTCGACAGTCAG TTTGCCATCATAGAGACTGTTGTCACTGCTATCATCGATGAGTTTCCACAACTGAGAAAGAAAAAGACATATGTCCTTGGTGTCGTCTGCTGTGTTGGTTATCTGCTTGGCTTCACCTGCGTTACAAGA ACTGGTCCATACTGGGCGTCGCTCATTGACAGCTATTCTACCAGCTTCTCGCTGCTCCTATTTGCCATTATGGAGTGTATTGGTCTCAGTTATATTTATGGAGTCAGGAGATTTATGAATGACATCAGGACGATGATTGGTGATCCTTGGGTGGATTTCGTTGGATTCTATTGGTGGCCATTCCTATGGTGTCTTGTAACTCCTGGGTTACTAACT TTTGTGATAATCTTCAATTGGGCCAACTGGAGCGAACCATCCTACAATGGGGAATACCCACCATGGGCCCAGGCTATTGGTTGGATGCTTACCATTAGCGTTATTATATGGATACCTGTTGTTATGGTGTTTGAATTTCTTAGATCATCCGGAAGTGCAAAAGAA CGGCTACAGACAATGTCGAAACCCCGCGGTACCTGGGGACCAGCTCTACAAAAATTCCGCGACGAGGCTTGGGAAGTCCATCTTAATCATGGAACAACAATGGGTGGGAACAAAGAGAAGACAGACTCGCATGGTGTGAAATATTCGGCTGACAAGGGAGCAGATAATGCAGCATATACGTCGTAG